A region of the Leptospiraceae bacterium genome:
TTCTTGTTTTGAAAGGCTTCTTGTTCCCGAGTAAGCTGTGATTGGTTCTAAACTAAAGCCTGTTTTCTCCAAAGCAAAGCGTGGTTTGTCCCAAAGTAAAGCGTGCTTTGTCCCAAAGTAAAGCGTGCTTTGTCCTAAAGTAAAGCGTGGTTTGTCCTAAAGTAAAGCGTGGTTTGTCCTAAAGCAAAGCGTGGTTTGTCCTAAAGTAAAGCGTGGTTTGTCCTAAACAAGGGCGTGGTTTTTTAGGGAAGAAGGCGAGCCACCGGTGGCTCGCTTTCGTTTGCTGCTCCCTTAAAGCAGTAATCCTGTAAGAGAGCAGAGGTAAAATGAGGGGATACTGTAATTTTATTTTTTGCTAAACTTAAGGGAACCTCTATTAACTTCATTTTTATCCCTCTCAATAAAGTTAGCATCTTCAATGCTTTTCAAATACTCTTTGTTTTCACCCTATTTTTTTCTTAAATCGGTGGAATAGGGTAAATTCCACCGATTTTCCTGCTGTTCAGACGGATCTCGCCCGCAGCAGGAAACAAGTTCTTCTCAGGTTATACACAAAATTACCAAGAAAGATTTGCATCTTCGCTCTTTTTATTCCGATACTTCGAATTCTGTCAGCAGCAAATGATTTCATATCACCAAACACGTGTTCTACTCGAGCTCTTATTTTGGATACAGAGCGATTCCATTCTTTCTCTTCATCAGTCAACGGATGATTTCTTTTACCTTTCTTGCAGAATAGTGGATTTGCTTTTCGTGACCGGACTTCAACTTCTATTTCAGGAGCATTATAAGCACTATCTGCAAAACAATCTTCCTTTTCATGCAAGTCTTCTGCTAACTCAGGACCTATTTGAGAATCATGGACTGATGCTGATGTAACAATATATTTTCGAATAAGTTTTGTGGATGCATCTGCAATAATATGGTTTTTATAACCATAATAGGATTTACCGTGCTTTTTAGTCCATCTTGCATCAGTGTCTTTTTGAGAAAACTTACTCTGGTTATTTTTCCAATCTTCAGGAACTTCATCATTCTTTATTTGTGCATTCTCTTCTTTTGTATTTCGTTGAATCGGAACTTCTATAATAGTTGCATCCATAATAGCTCCTTCTTTTACTGTAAACCCTGATTTATGAATCCAGTATTGAAGTTTGGAGAATAATATATCCAGTAGATTTTCGGTAATTAAGCGTTCCTTAAATAACCAGATAGTCTTCTCATCTGGTAAGGATTCATAATCATTCACACCAATAAATCTCTGAAATGAGGCTCTATCGTTTATTTGAAATTCTGTCTGCTGGTCTGATAAATTGTAGAGCTTCTGTAATAATATGATCTTGAACATCTTCACCGGATCATAAGGAGGTCGACCACCCTTTTCTGTTCCGGAACGATACATGCTCTCTAATTCTTCTCGGTATACTTCAAAATCGATTAAGTCCGAAAGCTTTCTTAATGGATCGCCTATCTTTTCCAGCTTTTTCTTTCGTGATTGTGATTCAAAAATATTCATATTACCCATAAAACAAATATTTACTGACCGCTATTTTTGTTTACCTTTTTTTATGCAGGTTTTTAGAGGTTCCCTTAAAAGTATGTACGATATATTTCTGCACCAGAGGTTGCGGAAATTGCCAGTTTGCAATTTTTTTCTTCATACAAAGGTGAAAACTATTTTCCAACGGACTCAATATCACATCCGGGCTGAGAACTTTACCATCTGTGTCTATTTGCCAGTCCATTTTTACATCTCCATCCGTAATTTTCGGATTTTTATCCAGGTATTCTTTATAGCAATCCTGAAGTTCTGCATATCCTTTGATGATTCGGTTTTTTACCTGGTTTTGGAGATAGGGGTCAATGGTTTTTCCACCATCCTTTGTCTTTTGCTGCTGGCTCTGGCTAATAAGCAGTGCCATTTGTCTTTCTCTCATACTATCGCGATAGAGTAGGTAAGCAATTATCAGAACAGCTAAAAGTCCTATTGTGACACTGACAGAATGTTGTTTCATAAAAGTTTCCTTATTATTTTTTACCCCATACCACATCTGTAAGGACGTGTTGTCAGGCGTCCCTACAATCAACTTGGATGGATTCGCTTATTTTAATGTATACTAAAGGAAAAGTGGTTTTCGGATAAAATATAAAGAAAACGTGGTGTGTGTACGATAATTTTAATATGGAAATCCCACTCAGCGAAGCAGACAGAATCATAATAAAGAAGATCCACAGGACAACGAAGGATAAGAGAATAGCGGATCGTATAAAGATCATTAATCTCCTTGACAGAGGGTATAACTCAATAGAAATTGCAGCGATTTTAATGCTGGACGAAGATACGGTAAGTAACTGGAAAAAGAAATTTATTGAAAGTAAAAATATGGAGGATTGGTTGGCTTTAAATTTTATCCCCTACAAAGGAAAATTGCAGGAAATCCAGCTAATGGAATTGAAACAACATATATTAGAATCAATAATAACAGATTCAAAACAACTCATCCCGTATATTAAAGAAAAGTTTGGGGCAGAATATTCTGAAAGAGGAGTGAGGAATCTATTAAAACTGTTAAAATTTTCTTACAAACAATTAGTTCGAGTGAACCCTTCAGTAGAACCGGAAATTCAGAATCAATTTTATCAGGGCTTTGAGAGCTTAATCAAGAACCTGGGTAACGATGAAGCTGTTCTTTTTTGTGACGGAGTTCATCCTCAACACAATACGCATACTAGCAAAGCATGGATACAAATAGGTACGGAAAAACATATTCCCTGTAATACAGGGAGACAAAGACTGAATCTTAACGGTGCTTACAACCCTATTTCATCAGAAGTTTTTATAGTAGAGAGCGAAAAAGTTAATACACAATCTACTATTTTATTATTTGATAGAATACAAGCAGAATATAAAGATAAGGCTTATATTTACATAATTACTGATAATGCACGCTATTATCTTAGCCAGGAATTAAAGAATTATCTAAAAGACTCAAGAATCGTTATGATTCATCTTCCACCGTATAGCCCGAATTTAAATCTGATAGAAAGGCTTTGGAAATTTATGCGTAAGAAGGTAATCAACTCAAAATATTATCCGAATTTCTCAGGACAGGGTGGATTCAGAGAAGCTATACTGGATTTTTTTAAGAATATTCACTCCTTCAAGGATGAATTACAAATATTTATTGGTAAGAAAATGCAAATTCTTTACCCGGATTATCCGAAAACCACTATGCCGTGAGTATAAAAATATAAGCTGCTCCGGAGTCTGTGGCAGTTCCTGCATCGGTAATACTAGCATTGTCGGTATTGACTATAGAGCCGGAAGAATTGTCTTCTTTAAAAGCACCAGCAATGATATATTTTCCGTCGATAGCTATTATCGCTCCCATATAATCGCTTGCACCTGCATTAGAAGCCTTTAAGTAAGCATCCTGTATCCAATCGCCGGTAGTGCTATCTCGTTTGAATACATAAATGGCACCGGAGTCTGTGGCAGCTCCTGCATCGGTAATGCTTGCATTGTCGGTATTAACGATAGAGGTTGAGCCGTTATCTTCACCAAAGGCCG
Encoded here:
- a CDS encoding AgmX/PglI C-terminal domain-containing protein — encoded protein: MKQHSVSVTIGLLAVLIIAYLLYRDSMRERQMALLISQSQQQKTKDGGKTIDPYLQNQVKNRIIKGYAELQDCYKEYLDKNPKITDGDVKMDWQIDTDGKVLSPDVILSPLENSFHLCMKKKIANWQFPQPLVQKYIVHTFKGTSKNLHKKR
- a CDS encoding IS5 family transposase; this translates as MGNMNIFESQSRKKKLEKIGDPLRKLSDLIDFEVYREELESMYRSGTEKGGRPPYDPVKMFKIILLQKLYNLSDQQTEFQINDRASFQRFIGVNDYESLPDEKTIWLFKERLITENLLDILFSKLQYWIHKSGFTVKEGAIMDATIIEVPIQRNTKEENAQIKNDEVPEDWKNNQSKFSQKDTDARWTKKHGKSYYGYKNHIIADASTKLIRKYIVTSASVHDSQIGPELAEDLHEKEDCFADSAYNAPEIEVEVRSRKANPLFCKKGKRNHPLTDEEKEWNRSVSKIRARVEHVFGDMKSFAADRIRSIGIKRAKMQIFLGNFVYNLRRTCFLLRARSV
- a CDS encoding IS630 family transposase translates to MEIPLSEADRIIIKKIHRTTKDKRIADRIKIINLLDRGYNSIEIAAILMLDEDTVSNWKKKFIESKNMEDWLALNFIPYKGKLQEIQLMELKQHILESIITDSKQLIPYIKEKFGAEYSERGVRNLLKLLKFSYKQLVRVNPSVEPEIQNQFYQGFESLIKNLGNDEAVLFCDGVHPQHNTHTSKAWIQIGTEKHIPCNTGRQRLNLNGAYNPISSEVFIVESEKVNTQSTILLFDRIQAEYKDKAYIYIITDNARYYLSQELKNYLKDSRIVMIHLPPYSPNLNLIERLWKFMRKKVINSKYYPNFSGQGGFREAILDFFKNIHSFKDELQIFIGKKMQILYPDYPKTTMP